In Triticum urartu cultivar G1812 chromosome 6, Tu2.1, whole genome shotgun sequence, the following proteins share a genomic window:
- the LOC125514723 gene encoding 7-deoxyloganetin glucosyltransferase-like: protein MSRPHAVLIPYPAQGHVTPLLNLAKVLHSRGFYVTFVNSEYNHRRLLRSRGEDSLAGLDDFRFETIPDGLPPMENEDVTQDVPALCTSFATHGAALFRELLARIDGDGRPPVSCVVTDGVMSFALEVAGERGVPALVFWTTSACGFMGYLHFFELVERGFVPLKDESYLTNGYLDTALDWVAGMPGIRLRDFPSFVRTTERDDVMLNFDGGEAQNAHRAQGVILNTFDAVEQDVVDALRGIFPRVYTVGPLPAFAVTAARARPELGAIGGNLWKEDASCLRWLDAQKQPGSVVYVNFGSITVMSPAHLAEFAWGLARCGRPFLWVIRPDLVAGDKAVLPEDFLAETKGRGIFLSWCPQEEVLGHPATGLFLTHSGWNSTLESICAGVPMVCWPFFAEQTTNCRYACAEWGIGLEIDSDVKREEVARLVLEATDGERGKDMRAKATMWKEKAAAAAEDGGTSTLGIDRLVAFLLGGTDGPQS from the exons ATGAGCCGCCCGCACGCGGTGCTTATCCCGTACCCGGCGCAGGGCCACGTGACGCCGCTGCTGAACCTCGCCAAGGTGCTGCACTCGAGGGGCTTCTACGTCACCTTCGTCAACTCGGAGTACAACCACCGGCGCCTGCTCCGGTCGCGCGGCGAGGACTCGCTGGCCGGCCTCGACGACTTCCGGTTCGAGACCATCCCGGACGGCCTGCCGCCGATGGAGAACGAGGACGTCACGCAGGACGTCCCCGCGCTCTGCACGTCCTTCGCCACGCACGGCGCCGCGCTCTTCAGGGAGCTCCTGGCGAGGATCGACGGCGACGGGAGGCCGCCGGTGAGCTGCGTGGTAACGGACGGGGTGATGAGCTTCGCGCTGGAGGTGGCCGGCGAGAGGGGCGTCCCGGCGTTGGTGTTCTGGACCACCAGCGCGTGTGGGTTCATGGGGTACCTCCACTTCTTCGAGCTCGTCGAGAGAGGCTTCGTGCCACTCAAAG ATGAGAGCTACCTGACCAACGGATACCTCGACACGGCGCTCGACTGGGTGGCCGGGATGCCGGGCATAAGGCTGCGAGACTTCCCCAGCTTCGTCCGCACGACCGAGCGGGACGACGTCATGCTCAACTTCGACGGCGGCGAGGCGCAGAACGCGCACCGCGCGCAGGGCGTCATCCTCAACACGTTCGACGCGGTGGAGCAGGACGTGGTGGACGCGCTCCGCGGCATCTTCCCGCGCGTGTACACGGTCGGCCCGCTCCCGGCGTTCGCGGTGACCGCGGCGCGGGCGCGGCCGGAGCTGGGCGCGATCGGCGGCAACCTCTGGAAGGAGGACGCGAGCTGCCTCCGGTGGCTGGACGCCCAGAAGCAGCCAGGCTCGGTCGTGTACGTCAACTTCGGCAGCATCACCGTCATGTCGCCGGCCCACCTGGCGGAGTTCGCGTGGGGCCTGGCGCGCTGCGGGCGGCCGTTCCTGTGGGTCATCAGGCCGGACCTCGTGGCCGGCGACAAGGCCGTGCTGCCGGAGGATTTTCTCGCCGAGACGAAGGGCCGAGGGATCTTCCTGAGCTGGTGCCCGCAGGAAGAGGTGCTGGGGCATCCGGCGACCGGGCTGTTCCTGACGCACTCCGGGTGGAACTCGACGCTGGAGAGCATCTGCGCGGGCGTGCCGATGGTCTGCTGGCCCTTCTTCGCGGAGCAGACGACCAACTGCCGGTACGCCTGCGCCGAGTGGGGCATCGGGCTGGAGATCGATAGCGATGTCAAGCGGGAGGAGGTGGCAAGGCTCGTGCTGGAGGCCACGGACGGCGAGAGAGGCAAGGACATGAGAGCGAAGGCGACGATGTGGAAGGAGAAGGCCGCGGCGGCGGCAGAGGACGGCGGGACTTCGACCCTTGGCATCGACCGCCTCGTCGCATTCTTGCTTGGAGGGACCGATGGTCCTCAAAGCTGA
- the LOC125514724 gene encoding probable RNA-binding protein ARP1, with product MAATAAASSSSPAGGASSPAQAPGGGGGGGGGGGGVPYHRSRFGDTTLTKVFVGGLAWETPSAGLHDHFREYGEILEAVVITDRETGRSKGYGFVTFRDPEAAQQAVQNPNPMIAGRRANCNIASMGPPRPSPQRGRAPRGPDQQHSGPQPYMGGRMQQQMPTPPHAMFYNPSPYGYWYPPDYQYQQAFYNQMQQYYSQQYGQTSPSTSPYPYMGYMTGGQNPRAGFSPLQQQAARPPFFQQPTEGSFQAAPSLPPNFRLQLPPRAISRQSDDVSGSQPTQTVSEAEATNTDNQEASAPVERSNSEENTSN from the exons atggcggcgacggcggcggcatcGTCGTCGTCCCCCGCTGGCGGCGCCTCGTCACCGGCGCAGGCGCCgggcggaggcggaggaggaggaggcggcggcggcggggtgccGTACCACCGGTCGCGGTTCGGCGATACGACGCTGACCAAGGTGTTTGTCGGCGGGCTGGCGTGGGAGACGCCGTCCGCGGGGCTGCACGACCACTTCCGGGAGTACGGCGAGATACTCGAGGCGGTCGTCATCACCGATCGCGAAACCGGCCGATCCAAGGGCTACGGATTC GTGACGTTCCGGGACCCGGAGGCGGCGCAGCAGGCGGTGCAGAACCCGAACCCGATGATCGCCGGCCGGCGCGCCAACTGCAACATTGCGTCCATGGGCCCGCCGCGACCGTCGCCGCAGAGAG GGAGGGCCCCGCGCGGGCCGGATCAGCAGCACTCGGGCCCGCAGCCATACATGGGCGGCAGGATGCAGCAGCAGATGCCCACCCCGCCTCACGCCATGTTCTACAACCCTTCGCCGTACGG GTACTGGTACCCACCTGATTATCAATACCAGCAG GCCTTTTACAATCAAATGCAGCAATACTACTCTCAGCAGTATGGCCAAACATCCCCTTCAACATCACCATACCCATACATGGGGTACATGACAGGTGGCCAGAATCCAAGGGCCGGCTTCTCGCCATTGCAGCAGCAAGCCGCTCGGCCGCCGTTCTTCCAGCAGCCGACCGAGGGTTCTTTCCAGGCAGCGCCTTCGCTCCCTCCTAATTTCAGACTCCAGTTGCCCCCTCGTGCAATCTCAAGGCAGTCTGATGATGTATCCG GTTCACAACCAACTCAGACAGTATCTGAGGCTGAGGCTACAAACACAGATAACCAAGAAGCGTCAGCGCCTGTTGAAAGATCAAATTCAGAGGAAAACACCTCGAACTGA